From Apium graveolens cultivar Ventura chromosome 9, ASM990537v1, whole genome shotgun sequence, the proteins below share one genomic window:
- the LOC141686667 gene encoding BTB/POZ and TAZ domain-containing protein 1-like encodes MSPTNSSDDVKVHIPTMDSDRSSGEDREYDVHIITSGGLRIPAHSSVLASASPVFESLMDSPRKHRSSENTIRILGVPNDAVSVFVGFLYAARCSEEEMEKFGIHLLALSHVYLVPQLKQRCTKALAQRLTIENVVDVLQLARLCDAPDLYLKSMKLISEKFKAVEHTEGWQFLQENDPYLELEILHFIDEAELRKKKTKKRREEQSLYLQLSEAMECLEHICTEGCTSVRPHDIEPSKNKGPCSKFATCEGLQHSIKHFATCEKKVNGGCLRCKRFWQILKLHSSICEQPDTCKVPLCRQFKMKTQSDKKVEDVTRWKLLAKKVVSARIISSLSVSKRKREEEPRGMDIHNGDHFATRSFTI; translated from the exons ATGTCGCCGACTAACTCTTCCGATGACGTGAAAGTTCACATTCCGACGATGGATTCCGATCGGAGCTCAGGCGAAGACCGTGAGTACGACGTGCATATCATCACTTCCGGCGGGCTGCGTATTCCGGCGCACTCCAGCGTTTTG GCGTCGGCTTCGCCGGTGTTTGAGAGCTTAATGGATAGTCCTAGAAAGCATCGGAGCTCCGAGAACACTATTCGGATTCTCGGCGTGCCAAATGATGCCGTTTCCGTGTTTGTTGGATTCCTCTATGCTGCCAG GTGTTCTGAGGAAGAAATGGAGAAATTTGGGATTCATTTACTAGCTCTGTCTCACGTGTACTTGGTACCACAGCTGAAGCAAAGGTGCACCAAGGCATTGGCTCAACGATTGACAATTGAAAATGTGGTGGATGTTCTTCAACTCGCTAGACTTTGTGATGCACCTGATCTTTACCTTAAATCCATGAAGCTGATATCTGAAAAGTTCAAGGCTGTTGAGCATACTGAAGGATGGCAATTCCTGCAAGAAAATGACCCATATCTCGAGCTTGAAATTCTACACTTCATTGATGAGGCTGAACTG AGgaaaaagaagacaaagaagcGTAGAGAAGAGCAGAGCTTGTATCTACAGCTTAGTGAAGCCATGGAATGTTTGGAACATATCTGTACAGAAGGCTGTACGAGTGTTAGACCACACGACATAGAACCAAGTAAGAACAAGGGTCCATGTAGCAAATTCGCGACGTGTGAAGGCCTCCAGCATTCGATCAAACATTTTGCTACGTGTGAGAAAAAGGTTAATGGAGGGTGCTTGAGGTGCAAGAGGTTTTGGCAGATCCTTAAACTTCACTCCTCCATATGTGAGCAACCTGATACATGCAAAGTTCCCCTATGCAG GCAATTTAAAATGAAAACCCAATCAGATAAGAAGGTAGAGGATGTAACAAGGTGGAAATTATTAGCCAAAAAAGTAGTGTCTGCCAGAATCATATCTTCATTGTCTGTTTCGAAGAGGAAGAGAGAAGAAGAGCCAAGGGGGATGGACATACATAATGGTGATCATTTTGCAACTAGAAGCTTCACAATATGA